Proteins encoded by one window of Myripristis murdjan chromosome 1, fMyrMur1.1, whole genome shotgun sequence:
- the tbc1d9 gene encoding TBC1 domain family member 9: MWVNPEDVLLAGALWITERANPYFILQKRKGHGDGGGGLAGLLVGTLDVVLDSSARVAPYRILYQTPDSLVYWIIAHGTSRKEITEHWEWLEHNLLQTLSIFENENDITTFVKGKVQGIIAEYNKNHDVKEDDDTDKFKEAIAKFRKLFGMPEEEKLVNYYSCSYWKGKVPRQGWLYLSINHLCFYSYLLGKEAKLVVRWADITQLEKSATLLLPDAIKVSTRTNEHVFSVFLNINETFKLAEQLANIAMRQLLDNKGFEQDRSLPKLKRKSPKKVSALKRDLDARAKSERYRALFRLPKDEKLDGHTDCTLWTPFNKMHILGQMFVSTNYICFTGKEECLCSLIIPLREVTIVEKADSSNVLPSPLSISTKNHMTFLFANLKDRDFLVQRISDFLQQTTSKSYIERELTGSLNSSDDEVYSQQGSLLSSSPQRSLGSESERQFNLNDNSVPTATQALMTMYRQRSPEEFNPKLAKEFLKEQAWKNHFTEYGQGVCMYRTEKTKELVLKGIPENMRGELWLLFSGAINEMDTHPGYYEDLVEKSMGKYNLATEEIERDLHRSLPEHPAFQNEMGIAALRRVLTAYAFRNPNIGYCQAMNIVTSVLLLYAKEEEAFWLLVALCERMLPDYYNTRVVGALVDQGVFEELAREYVPQLYDCMQDLGVISTISLSWFLTLFLSVMPFESAVVVVDCFFYEGIKVIFQLALSVLHANIHQLLGCKDDGEAMTVLGRYLDSVTNKDSTLPPIHHLHSLLTDNGDPHPEVDIFKLVRSSYEKFGSIRADVIEQMRFKQRLRVIQTIEDTTKRNVVRTIVTETAFTIDELEELYVLFKAEHLTSFYWGGSSNPTERHDPSLPYLEQYRIDVEQFKGLFVLLFPWANGAHSDPLAMRFFRLLDQNGDALINFREFINGLSVLCHGDLTEKLKLLYKMHVLPEITHEQEEPDSAFEATQYFFEDITPETSIGHDSKCRSEKDDGFVRVTFKTEKVKKLHTPDYRHYLKLWNQEAKPKLENTKEMPKLNQTQFIELCKTLYSMFSEDIAEQELYHATATVTSLLLEMGEVGKLFTCPGSNDHNQESKLETSQRTHMRDATDSKTTQEAGPDGPAMFQQREQEETFIPGGLEESKTRLCGAADKGDEDCEQLPPMQDIKLEDSSPKDTGTSSAMLISDDETKDDTSMSSYSVLSAGSHELDEKLQCEDIADDTVLVRSGSGPNSERSSRPHGGVPPERGGLPHSTSIDKDWAITFEQFLASVLTEQALVQYFEKPVDVAARIINAKNVRKVGRTLLSSSDYEISLSG, encoded by the exons GTTTGCTGGTCGGGACCCTGGATGTGGTTCTGGACTCCAGTGCTCGAGTGGCACCGTACAGGATCCTGTACCAGACACCTGACTCATTAGTTTACTGGATCATCGCTCATG gaacCTCCCGTAAGGAGATCACAGAGCACTGGGAGTGGCTGGAGCACAACCTGCTGCAGACTCTCTCCATCTTTGAGAATGAGAATGACATTACCACCTTTGTCAAGGGAAAAGTCCAG GGCATCATCGCAGAGTACAACAAGAACCACGACGTCAAAGAGGACGACGACACGGACAAGTTCAAGGAGGCCATTGCCAAGTTCCGTAAGCTGTTCGGCATGCCGGAGGAGGAGAAGTTGGTCAACTATTACTCCTGCAGCTACTGGAAGGGCAAGGTGCCACGGCAGGGATGGCTCTACCTCAGCATCAACCACCTCTGCTTCTATTCCTATTTACTAGGGAAAGAGG CCAAACTGGTGGTGCGTTGGGCAGACATCACCCAACTGGAGAAGAGCGCCACGTTGCTGCTGCCCGATGCGATCAAAGTGAGCACACGCACCAACGAGCACGTCTTCTCCGTGTTCCTCAACATCAATGAGACCTTCAAGCTGGCAGAGCAGCTGGCCAACATCGCCATGCGCCAGCTCTTGGACAACAAAGGGTTTGAACAGGACCGCTCGCTGCCCAAGCTCAAGAGGAAGTCGCCCAAGAAGGTGTCAGCACTCAAGCG GGATCTGGATGCCAGAGCGAAGAGTGAGCGCTACCGGGCCCTGTTCCGTCTCCCCAAAGATGAGAAACTGGACGGGCACACAGACTGCACCCTGTGGACCCCCTTCAACAAGATGCACATCCTGGGACAGATGTTTGTTTCCACCAACTACATCTGCTTCACTGGCAAGGAGGAGTGCCTGTGTAGCCTCATCATTCCCCTAAGAGAG GTGACCATCGTGGAGAAGGCAGACAGCTCCAATGTGCTGCCCAGCCCGCTTTCCATCAGTACTAAAAACCACATGACCTTCCTGTTTGCTAACTTAAAGGACCGAGACTTCCTAGTCCAGAGGATCTCGGACTTCTTGCAGCAGACCACCTCCAAGAGCTACATCGAGAGAGAGCTAACCGGCAGCCTGAACAGCTCAGACGATGAG GTGTACTCCCAGCAGGGCTCCCTGCTCTCCAGCAGCCCCCAGCGCAGCTTGGGCTCAGAGAGTGAGCGTCAGTTCAATCTCAACGACAACAGCGTGCCCACGGCCACACAGGCCCTCATGACCATGTACCGCCAACGCTCGCCTGAGGAGTTCAATCCCAAACTG GCTAAGGAGTTTCTGAAGGAGCAGGCATGGAAGAACCACTTCACTGAGTACGGACAGGGAGTGTGCATGTACCGTACCGAAAAAACCAAGGAGCTGGTCCTCAAGGGCATTCCTGAAAACATGAGAGGAGAGCTCTGGCTTCTCTTCTCCG GTGCAATAAACGAGATGGACACCCATCCCGGATACTACGAAGACCTTGTGGAGAAGTCGATGGGCAAATACAACCTGGCCACAGAGGAGATTGAGCGGGACCTGCACCGCTCTCTCCCTGAGCACCCTGCCTTTCAGAATGAGATGGGCATCGCTGCCCTCCGCAGGGTCCTCACCGCCTATGCATTCAGAAATCCCAACATTGGATACtgtcag GCCATGAATATCGTGACATCAGTTTTGCTGCTGTAcgccaaagaagaagaagccttCTGGTTGCTCGTGGCGCTCTGTGAGAGAATGCTGCCGGACTATTACAACACCAGGGTCGTAG GAGCTTTAGTAGACCAGGGGGTGTTTGAAGAGCTGGCGCGCGAGTACGTCCCCCAACTGTACGACTGCATGCAAGACCTCGGTGTTATCTCCACCATTTCGCTGTCCTGGTTCCTCACCCTCTTTCTGTCGGTCATGCCGTTTGAGAgtgcggtggtggtggtggactGCTTCTTCTATGAGGGTATCAAGGTCATCTTTCAGCTGGCACTCTCCGTGCTGCATGCCAACATCCACCAGCTGCTTGGCTGCAAGGACGACGGCGAGGCCATGACCGTACTGGGCAg GTACTTGGACAGCGTCACCAACAAGGACAGCACCTTACCTCCCATTCATCACCTTCACTCCCTGCTGACCGACAACGGGGACCCCCATCCAGAGGTTGACATCTTCAAACTGGTCCGCAGCTCCTATGAG aaATTTGGCTCTATCCGTGCAGATGTGATTGAACAGATGCGCTTCAAACAGAGACTAAGGGTCATCCAGACCATCGAGGATACCACGAAACGTAACGTG GTTCGAACTATTGTAACAGAGACAGCCTTCACTATTGATGAACTGGAGGAGCTGTACGTGCTCTTCAAG gcaGAGCACCTGACCAGCTTCTACTGGGGCGGCAGCAGCAACCCCACAGAGCGTCATGACCCCAGCCTGCCGTACCTGGAGCAGTACCGCATCGACGTGGAGCAGTTCAAGGGCCTGTTCGTCCTGCTGTTCCCCTGGGCCAACGGAGCCCACTCAGACCCCCTGGCCATGCGCTTCTTCCGTCTCCTTGACCAAAATGGAGATGCCCTCATCAACTTCCGCGAGTTCATCAACGGCCTGA GTGTCCTGTGCCACGGCGACCTCACTGAGAAACTGAAACTCCTGTACAAGATGCATGTTCTACCCG AAATCACTCATGAGCAGGAAGAGCCTGACTCTGCCTTCGAGGCCACCCAGTACTTCTTTGAAGATATCACTCCAGAAACCTCCATTG GCCACGATTCAAAGTGTAGAAGTGAGAAGGACGACGGCTTTGTCAGAGTTACATTCAAGACGGAAAAAG TGAAGAAACTGCACACTCCTGATTACCGCCATTACCTGAAACTGTGGAACCAGGAGGCCAAGCCTAAACTAGAGAACACAAAAGAAATGCCCAAACTGAATCAG ACCCAATTCATCGAGCTGTGCAAGACACTCTACAGCATGTTCAGTGAAGACATTGCAGAACAGGAACTGTACCACGCCACAGCCACAGTCACCAGTCTGCTGCTGGAAATGGGAGAGGTGGGCAAGCTGTTTACCTGCCCCGGTAGCAACGATCACAATCAGGAGAGTAAATTAGAGACAAGCCAACGCACGCACATGAGAGATGCTACAGATTCCAAAACCACCCAGGAGGCAGGACCTGATGGACCTGCGATGttccagcagagggagcaggaggaaaCCTTCATCCCTGGAGGTCTGGAGGAGAGTAAGACGAGGCTGTGTGGCGCAGCAGACAAAGGGGATGAAGATTGCGAGCAGCTGCCACCTATGCAAGACATCAAGCTAGAGGACTCGTCCCCCAAAGACACAGGGACGTCATCCGCCATGCTCATTTCGGATGACGAAACCAAAGATGACACCTCCATGTCGTCCTACTCGGTGCTCAGCGCTGGTTCCCACGAGCTGGATGAAAAGCTGCAGTGCGAGGACATTGCAGACGACACGGTGCTGGTGCGCAGCGGCAGCGGGCCCAACAGCGAAAGAAGTTCCAGGCCTCATGGCGGCGTCCCCCCTGAGAGAGGCGGGCTACCTCACAGCACCAGCATAGATAAAGACTGGGCCATTACTTTTGAGCAGTTCCTGGCGTCCGTGCTCACCGAACAGGCCCTGGTGCAGTACTTTGAGAAGCCCGTGGACGTGGCAGCTCGTATAATTAACGCCAAGAACGTGCGCAAAGTAGGACGCACTCTGCTGTCGTCCAGTGACTATGAGATCTCGTTATCTGGCTGA